A window from Betta splendens chromosome 1, fBetSpl5.4, whole genome shotgun sequence encodes these proteins:
- the LOC114862897 gene encoding CDGSH iron-sulfur domain-containing protein 3, mitochondrial-like has translation MNTGLFVGAARRACAQTFRRTLPSFTVQYCQSTQPVPAARLPYRIKVSAGKRYAWCACGHSKKQPFCDGTHRSKAPGISPVFFTPEKDKAFMLCACKQTKNAPYCDGSHFKVIFQDVVKSVKGIFK, from the exons ATGAACACAGGCCTCTTCGTAGGCGCAGCGAGGAGAGCATGCGCGCAGACCTTCAGACGAACTCTGCCCAGTTTCACG GTGCAGTACTGCCAGTCCACACAGCCTGTCCCTGCAGCCAGACTTCCTTATAGGATCAAGGTGTCCGCTGGGAAGCGCTACGCTTGGTGCGCCTGTGGACACAGCAAGAAGCAG cctttCTGTGATGGAACTCACAGGTCTAAAGCACCAGGCATCTCTCCCGTGTTCTTCACACCTGAGAAAGACAAGGCTTTCATGTTGTGTGCCTGTAAGCAAACCAAAAACGCGCCGTACTGTGACGGCTCGCATTTTAAAGTCATCTTCCAGGATGTAGTAAAGTCAGTGAAAGGCATCTTCAAATGA
- the LOC114852406 gene encoding CDGSH iron-sulfur domain-containing protein 3, mitochondrial, whose protein sequence is MSTLVAKSQHRWVGLALRRRWAPAAPPPAISTLPSEPVVPSKQPFKAELQGGKRYSWCTCGHSKKQPFCDGAHKFKARGLSPLRFLPEKDATVWLCGCKYTNNPPYCDGTHKQDFVVSAALYEPTDS, encoded by the exons ATGAGCACGTTAGTGGCCAAATCACAGCACCGATGGGTCGGGTTAGCTCTGAGGCGGCGCTGGGCGCCAGCTGCGCCTCCTCCGGCG ATCTCCACACTCCCTTCAGAACCGGTCGTTCCCTCTAAGCAGCCTTTCAAAGCTGAGCTGCAGGGTGGGAAACGTTACTCGTGGTGCACATGTGGACACAGTAAGAAACAG CCCTTCTGTGATGGTGCGCACAAATTCAAGGCCCGAGGCCTGTCGCCGCTACGGTTCCTCCCAGAGAAAGACGCCACCGTTTGGTTGTGTGGTTGCAAGTACACAAACAACCCACCGTACTGTGACGGCACGCACAAACAGGACTTTGTCGTGTCTGCTGCCTTGTATGAACCAACTGACTCTTAA